Proteins from one Ignavibacteria bacterium genomic window:
- a CDS encoding lytic transglycosylase domain-containing protein yields MNLIIKLFLIIFWLDINNTLAEEPEKVKQLLIENKDFIYSSAVLFNVQPRLIASIIYVERTLNVNWMEGQLDLLLAKAGYSSSIGLGQIKIHTAEWIEKKLHDSTSKYYLGDVYKSYIPKSKSRDEIIERLDGPEWNTKYVAGYIAMFCHRWLNDGFDISARPDIIGTLYSLGPYRVSDGSERKPHVNPKANYFGEETVKFYYSDQLSFLFPRVTD; encoded by the coding sequence ACATTAATAATACTCTAGCAGAAGAACCAGAAAAAGTTAAACAACTTTTAATTGAGAACAAAGATTTCATTTATTCTTCGGCAGTATTGTTCAATGTCCAGCCAAGATTAATTGCATCAATTATCTATGTTGAAAGAACATTAAATGTCAATTGGATGGAGGGACAATTAGATTTACTCTTGGCAAAGGCAGGCTATAGCAGTTCAATTGGTTTAGGCCAAATAAAAATTCATACTGCCGAATGGATTGAAAAAAAATTACATGATTCCACAAGCAAGTATTATCTTGGAGATGTTTATAAAAGTTATATACCGAAAAGTAAAAGTAGAGACGAAATTATTGAGAGACTTGATGGCCCCGAGTGGAACACAAAATATGTTGCAGGATATATTGCAATGTTTTGCCATCGCTGGCTGAATGACGGTTTTGATATCTCAGCCAGACCAGATATAATTGGGACATTATACTCTTTAGGCCCATATCGTGTAAGTGATGGTTCCGAAAGAAAACCGCATGTTAATCCAAAAGCAAATTACTTCGGAGAGGAAACAGTAAAATTTTACTATTCTGACCAGTTAAGCTTTTTATTTCCAAGGGTAACAGACTAA